From the genome of Magnolia sinica isolate HGM2019 chromosome 12, MsV1, whole genome shotgun sequence:
TTTCAACCCAAGTCTACCtgtttgacttaggcatcggagggtccataGTCATTATCAGCACCCTCATTGTTTGCTTCATCTTATCTTTACAGGTTCATTGGTGGACTCGCTTTTGTAGCTAATAACATCCATTCATCCAGATCTTTACGATAACAGGTGTCATTATCATCACcaattcctatggtgtggtccacttgaactttggatctgccttagctaataccttaaaataatctagaaaaatgaatagatgatgtggataaaatacatacatcacattggggccaCAAAGGTCGGATGAGCaattatcttgattaatgttatgGTTCCATGCcaaaaagataattttagttttACACACTCACACTCACACCATATTGGATTTTGACCACAataggtactcaaacccatgacctcgtatTGAAATTCCTATGAGTCTATCAAGTGGGTGggagccaccataatgtatgtgtcttatgtcTACTTAGTCAATTTGTCTTTAAAACTCATTTTACAtcatggttccaaaaatgaagcagatccaaatctcagttggaccataatACATAAAATAGTgttaatcaaccattaaaaacttcttgttagccacaaaatttttggatcaagatgatatttgtgtggtctcttcatctaggtctttgtgaccttatcaacgggttggatgtcaaataaatattctgGTGGCCCCCATGAAGTATTCAATGCTGAGGATTCAATCAcgattgtttcatgtggtatggtcccctaagatttggatctgcttaaagtTTGgaatcacgtcctaaaatgagctgccaaaatcgatggtgtgaatataaacgACATACATGATAGTGGACCACATAGTTAGGATCCACCGACCTCAGTGGATCTGGTGATTGACCCAAACCAGGCCCAAAAATTAAGGTCTTCGCCCTTCCCTCTATATTTACAGAAAAACCGTACTTTCCTGTCATCTACAAATAAAAAGGGTAAGGCCCATATCTGTTTATAGCTCGCTCGCTcgctctctgtctctctctctctctctctctctctctctctctctctctctctgcatatatatatatatatatatatatatatatatagtagtccAGAGATTAGGTATATCACACATACTCACACGCTAATAATAATTGAGATTAAATGACAGAgattatatatataacacatgctCACATGCTAATAATAATTGAGATTAAATGACAGAGATTAGATATATCACACATGCTCACACGCTAATAATAATTGAGATTAAATGACTTTTAAGTGTCAACCAAACAGTGGCCTTCCAATTGCAACCAAAGGCTTGGATCCAACATCGGGTCGTCCCATTCTTGACGGTCCACCACAAAAGCACCATCTTCATCTTTTATTCCTTCAGCGTCTCCATCGTCAATGGTAGGAAGAAATATTGGCTCTCCCATTGCATCTCCATTTCCTAAGAGCCAATTCTCTCCTCCCTTTTGGAACAAACCTTTCCACCATATTGCATCATTGTCTGGATCCAACAGTGGCTCGCCACCCTCTTCTTGTCTTCTAGAGGCTTCAAGATTCCCAGAACTAATCAAACTCTTGGAGAGTCTACTAGGCTTTGGCTTTAGGACTTCGGAATCTTTTGCAGTCTCCTGGTTATCATGGAAAGTAACCTTTTTAACCTTTTTACTCAAATGTGAGTTCCAATAGTTCTTTATGTCATTGGCTGTCCTTCCTGGAATTCTACCTGCAATCAGCGTCCatctgaggaaaaaaaaaaaggaagatggCATATTTTAGTTAACTGTCTTTCAAGGTGAAAAGTAGGTTTTGTGCAATGGAAACTTGTGGAAGATGGCAGATATTATAGTTGAATAACTTCTCGTGTATGAGatatactccgtccatcaggtacaacACTTGTTTGATGTTGATCCCAATCAGGCTCATTcaaaaatcagatgggccacatcataaggaATTagacctaaaacctctaaattcatgtgttaTGGCTTACCTCAGTTTTGGAATAGTTATGATCGGATGAAATAAACACACCACCTTTGGACCCCACACAAAACTAATCTGCAGGCATTCCTTCCCAAATGTTTGCTATGGTGTAGCCTACTTGCGTCATGGATATTCATGATTTCTAGGTTGCAGTTTGAGTCAGCGTacctgatcaacggtttggatttcatgAAAGTTCCATGGCAGCAGGCACTCTCCCACCCATGTCAGGCTAGCCCAGTCCTTTTCATAAATATTTTTTACTTATCTTTTTTATATCTAAGATAAAAGGAAGATGGTTTTTATTACTTACCAACTTCAAGAAGAATATGAATTTTAACTTACCTATTACCCAAAAGCTTATGAAGCCTGATGATGAGATCAATTTCATCTGCACCAAACTCTCCACGCTTAATGTTTGGAGTGAGATAGTTAAACCATCTCAATCTGCAGCTCTTGCGACATCGATTGAGGCCTTAAAATTCAACAGAAGAGGAATCAAGTTACTATGTTACTCTACATAATCAAGAAAGTAAAATATGTACATAGTCACCTAACCTATATATGCAAAGATGGTGGCAGAACTTTGATTTCATTTcaaatgagattttcaaaatacccATTCAAAGTGGACTGGAATCCTCTACAGAACCTGTTTTAAGAAATCATGTAAAACGCTCTTTGAGGATTGTTTTATAGAAACTTTACTCTCCTTTTTTCCCATTAATGTTCACATAAGAGTTTCTTTTAGGGGCTAACAATTCTATGTCCGGTTCAAAATATTTCGACCTGATGAATGGAAAATGGAGTAGATTTTAAAACTACAAAACAACATGGTATGCCCCAAAAAGCTTTGGTAACCATTCTGGTAGATTCCCATTAATCATCTCCGAATGGTGGGGGATATGTGGAAACCAAAGGTGGGGTCTGCTATATTTTAATCTCTGCCTTAGTAATGAAACAAACTAGCAATTTTCTATCACTTAAAAGAATATAATGGGTAAGTAAGAATCAGTTATACCTGCCCTCTGAGGAACTAGATTCCACTTCCCTTCTCCATACTTCTCAATGCATTTCCTTAGCAGAAAATCTTCTTCTCGAGTCCATGAACCCTTTCGAACTCCTAACCGGCCCTTGAATTCTCGCCCcattctgtgttttttttttttcctccttctgGCAGACCCCAACCGGCGATATTTAAAATGAGCGTTTGTGATTTTCAGAAGCTTACTAACGTGGCAACATATTGCCCTTGGAAGTTTCATCCGATCTGATGTATTTTCGTCGCACTGGCCTACAGAAGTCATGCTAGCGTAATGATTGCCttatgagtgcggatcctctgcctcccggaggcaggaactccctgcctccagcgttttcattggtcaacgtcactataagtgccacgtcatcagattttttaaatatattaaaaaaatacatttaataagaagtataacggaCGTTAAACGGAAAcggacgttaaacggaagcggtttgcgtgctgcgtaactcagcagggtaagcgtactgagtaaagtctgtggagcccaccgtagtCATTCATTCGTGCATTGCATCAAgttcatccatctcttttatcatctaattttagggctttacaacaaaaattaatcatatccaaagatcaagtggaccacaccacctaaaacagtgtgaattgaattttaccgttgaaaagttgttgggggcccacagaagttttatttcaagacgatatttgtttttttccattcatccatgtctttgtgatcttacgaacagtttagatgaaaaataaatatcattggggGCTtggaaacatttcaatggtgaaaatcaatacttccactgtttcctttggtatggtctacttgagcttttgatatacttcagttttggactcaaccccataatgatttgaaaaaatggatgaacggcttggataaaccacatgaattcacagtgggcctaacagagtttactcagtgcgataagactcgtacgcaatccaatttcacgTGTCCAACGGGGGATGCGGATTTccagccaaagccttttgcagtaggatcctgcgcaaggattccagATGGGCCCACTGCGACATTCacgataaatccaacccgttcatccatttttagatatcattttaggacataataccaaaactaaggtgtatacaaaactcaaatgggccacgcaagaggaaacagtggggatttagtgtccaccgttgaaatatttatatggccacaaaagttttgcatccatctaatattttggtattttcactgcatcttagtaaaaatgaccttataaacaatttggatggcatataaacatcaagacgcataggaaggttttaactgtaggaatttctttctccactgtttcatcttgtttggctagttgagtttttgatcatcctattttttagttacatgtcttaaaatgagctctaaaaatggatgagtggattgaaattcttacaaacatcatggtggacccactatACATCCCgatgctggaacttcatgcaaaaggctttccctggTGAATCCGCGTCcatggtttccattggaaacgaaCTAGCTAGTCCCCTGCCACTCGGTactatgtgagcccaccatgatgtatgtgtttcatccatgccgtccatttatttttctagatcattttatggtctaagaccaaaaatgaggtataacccaatcttaagtggaccgcattacatgaaatagtgttgaatgaacgttgaccattaacaactttttaggggccataaaagttttggatcaagcttttcccttcatctaggtctttatgaccaaaccaacggattgaatgtcaaataaacagtacggtgggcctcttaggaggactttaatgatggatatccaatcaccattgttttcctgtggtgtggtccatatgagatttatatccctctcatatgacactaaatccccattttttcctctcgtgtagcccatttgagttttgtatacaccttagttttggtattatgtcctaaaatgatatctaaaaatagataaacgggttggatttatcacaaacgtcgcagTGAGCCCATctggaatccttgcgcaggatcttattgcaaaaggctttggctggAAATCCGCATCTCTAACGTGAAATCGGATTGGTACgggtcttatcgtactgagtaaactctgttaggcccactgtgaattcttgtggtttatccacaccgtccatccattttttcaaatcattttagcaattgagcccaaaactgaagtatatcaaaagcccaagtagaccataccaaaggaaacagtgaacTTTCGTGTTGACGTGTAGAGGATCGTTTTTTAATGTGCACCCACACATTGAATCGTTCCCCTACTAGTTTGCTTTTGTAGCAAGTGTATGTCCTAGTGCTATGAGTTGCACTTGAACATGAGGAACCCAATCAATTGTTTTGAATTTTATGTTATGACGAACCAGACTTTACAAGTGACCATGAAAAAATCATACTCCATCCAAACACCTGCCTCCTCAAATTATAATTGTCCATTCCCCAAGCCAGGATTATTGCTTAGGGTCATCTGATTgaagtgattctttaggattCTAAGCAatctaccaaatggatggtttaatAAATTATTTGACTTCCTCtgtaaataatattttttttacagTAAATGTTAAGAATATTGTATTACATGGGGCACCAAATGTACAAGGGTTTGAGCAAGGAGAAATACTAAGTGAAAAGAAATAAAGTTAAAAAAGATGAAGCAGAAAAAACCCGCCTGACTCAAACCTGAATCAAAACCCCTAAACATACCGCCTTTGTAGAGCTGTACacagtcgagttagctcggtcagctcgctcgattcgactcgaacaAGCTCAACTCGCCTCAGCTCGAAGTTGGATTCGGACCAAGTCAAGCTTTTTTTTGAAGCTCGAAAAAAATTTGAGCCTGAGTtcaagcttgctcgactcgactcggatcgaacctcaactcagatcgaatcaaattggtgacttggttattttgttATGGATGTTGCTCGccgagtgttcgatgaaatgactcatcAAAGTGTTGGTGAGAAAAGAATAGATATGTTGGGTGTTTGGTTTTGATGCTGCTCGttaggtgtttgattttgatgctatttgttgggtgtttgattttgatgttgcatgttaggtgtttgatgaaatacctgtaaagtgtcgttactgttttgcattctatGAGAAATTTAAGATGCATttcaggtgtttgataaaatgtcacacaggctcgaactagcccgagctgctgaccgatcTAAGTCGAGCAGGCCAGACAGGCTCAAGGATcaagccaagctgagttcgagctgaggttaggTACCGGCCGagctcgactcagatcgactcatgtacagctttACGCCTTTGCATCCCCATTTTCCTCTTAGCCTAGTGTTACAGAACAGAGCCACACCATAATACCACTGTCTCACCCACGCCCAAAagtaaagaaaacaagaaaagaagagaaaaaatgcCTAGTGGCTGCCATTTCTCCCTGCGCTTTTTAGACAAGAGTTTTTGGAGCGTACACTTGGGCTTCTGCAGCAAACATCACAATACACAAACTATTGTACAATGAATCCAGCAACCTTACCACATTTGGCCGAGATTACCACTACTTTGAGCTGGTCCCAAACCGCACAAGATAGCACACGCACACCCACATACGCAAACAGCCACAACTCAAAACCATATAGAAAGCCAGCAATTTAAAAGGAAACTAACCCTTCAAAAGGGCTGGCCTCTTTCACTCTCTTCTGCTCAAAGGTCCGCTTTGCTTTCCCCATCAGCTTGAGACATCTGCCACTAGGAATTCTTTCTCCAACCACTTCAGACATCTGCCACTACAAATCCCTTGCACTATCGAGTTCAGACTCAACCACATCACTAGCTTCTGAACAGATTCAGAACCACTCCGAAGAACCATCCCAAGTGCACTGATTGGCTCCAACTCTTACCTCAAACCATTCTGAAATCTTCCACTTCCATCTAAACAACTATTCCCCGAAATCGCCTCCAAGTCTGCCCCAAGCGCGTCACCCTAACTTGCAACATccaagctgctgctgctgccatctTGGAACCTAGCCTCAGCAGTCTCTTCACTGTCTCACCAGCCCTAGTATCTACAATGTTGCCCACTGGAAAATCCACCACTTTAACCTCCTCAGCCAAGCTGGCCTGACATGACCCACCAGACCTGAGACTTCAGACATCGGATGGAGAAAGAGCTTGCTTATTTGGGCAAATAGAAGCCTGCTTTTCTGGTTTAGTTGTCGCCTGTCGGCCTCCTATAATCCTCAAGAATATTTTTTCCTCGTGAAATAATTATGACTGTCGTTTTTGTTTTGAGGCCCTTGATCTAATGAATAAAATTGTTTGGTCAGTATGATTTCTACTCGATGACCTACGAAGAGTGGTCAGATTTCATGAAAATTTCAGATCAATTGAATTGGCTTTTCAACATCTCTAGTTGCATGGCTAAAAGCAACTTGCAGAACTATAACTGTATCTAATATCTATCCAAATCAAAACTGCCAACAGAAGTAGATTTTCTGAAGGATACCATTGTATACTCTCTTCAAAAGTAGATTCTCTAAAGAATAGCCATTGCATTCCCTCTTCTCATTTGCTCCCTTATTTGAACCCCTGAGGGGTGAGTATAAATTTGTGCTAACATAGCAGTGAAGTTCAAGCAAGATCCATGTGGTTTGGCAGGTGGCCCCCACTGTGTATATGTCTTGGCCGTTATTAAATTGTCAAATCTTTCTTATACCATGCTAGTACTAGAAGAATTTCTGCTTTAATCCTCCGGACCACTGAAAAAACTCACTTTACATATGTGAGTTCGGATCAAATTTTATAAATCCCTTGTGTGCTCCTCAGCTATTTAGGGCCAACCTTATTAGTCCTGTTTTGCTAATCAATCTATCAAAGGCTCTATCCTTAGTAAGCAAACAAACCTTCATTCCTTTTCACCACTGCAAACCAAGTCATtttggggtgtgagtgtgtgtaaaaaaaaaaaaaaaagtccttttaggtcttcctctcttcttttcaAACCCTTCAACCCTAATCAGTGTTCCTCTCCTTACAGGAACCCTCTCTGGGCTTCGTTGCACATTGATGGATCATCTCAATCTGCTCACTATCATTTTATCTTTGACTAATACTACTCCTGGTCTGTTTTAAATGACACCGTTCTTAATTCTATCCTCCCATACCTTCCTACAcatccatctcaatatcctcatATCTGCAATACTTAATCCATGCTCGAATTTCTTTCtacttttgtttctttttttctgtAATTATCTGCTTATGTTTCTTTCTAATTGCTCAACCGTCTAGCCCACAGAATAGCCGGTGAAATTACCGTCATATAAAATTTTCTATTGAGTTTCATAGGCACGTGGCAATTACGCAACACTACAAACATACATCTCCTATTCATCCACATAGCTATAATTATATTAAAACATCCTCATTAATCACCCCATCCTTCTAAATAATACAGCCAAAATAATGAAACATATCACTTTGTGAATCTCCTAACCATCAATTTTAACTAAAGCATCACCTCTACAATTGTTCCTGACAAATTTACATTTCAAATTTTCGTCCTGGTTCTGCTAACTTTAACCTCTATACCTAGATCCTTCCTCCAAAACTCTAATTTAgtatttgctctctctctctctctagtctcaTTGACCAACACAATGCCATCTGAAAACAACATGCACCAAGGAATCTCATCTTGGTCATTAGCAGTCAATTCATTTGTAACAAGTACGAAAAGGCAAGGGTTTAATGTCACTTGAAGAACACTAGTATGCCACTAAGATTCATCAATCTCACCATAAGTCGTTCTCACTCTTATGATGCCGCCCTCAGACATGTCTATAATGATGTCATATATCCAGTTCAGACACCTTGCTCATAACCTCCCTAGGAACTCTACCATGTGCTTTCTACCAATCAATAAAAACCACACAGATTCTTCCTCTTATTTTGTTGCTCCCTTTTATAAATcataaatttccaaaaaaaacaaaaacaaaaacaaaacaaaacaaaacaaaacctcaTACTCCTATTTATTTAGTGaaccatcaattgtctaagtagaaATATAGCTTGAATCTTCTTGATCTCCCTAGCGTGGAGCCAAACTCATTTTCTGATATTCTTTATTTCTTATTTGATCCTTATTCCACCACCCCTCCCATATCTTTATAGCATGACTAATTACTTTGATCTCCTGACAGTCTCACAAACTTTATGCATCTCCTCTTTTCTTGTAAATGGGTATTACATTACTTCTCCTCCACTTACCTAGAATTTCTTTGTTTGTAAAATTCTATTGAAAAGGCTAGTTAACctaattaatttgattttgttcagTCTCTTCAGAACTTATAGGTATGTCAGCTATCCCACAGTCTTTGCTTTCCTCATCCTTGTTAAAGCTACAAATGCTTCCAATACCTGAATCCTATGATAATACACATTCACTCCCAATCCCCCAAGGCCTGAGACTTTCACTCTGATCAATAGACTTTGAAGGAACACTACAAAACAGAACATGTCAGTGGTCAATGTTGATTGTATAAAAATGTAAGGAAACGGCAGGCTAGGATTGGGTGTAAGTGTGATTATGAAACATGGGCCATCAATGATTGACAGACTATACTGGAAATCCTCATTGACCCATAAACCTGTCACTTGTACTCTGGAGATATTTCCGCCTAATTCCGGTTCTTTGGGCTCAAACATATCTTCTTCCTTACCTGATATGTTCATCGATGAATCCATTAGATGCCCCACGTTAACGGTAAGTCAAGAACATGCTAATAACCAAAGAGAATGCTAATT
Proteins encoded in this window:
- the LOC131220561 gene encoding transcription factor MYB1-like gives rise to the protein MKLPRAICCHVSKLLKITNAHFKYRRLGSARRRKKKKHRMGREFKGRLGVRKGSWTREEDFLLRKCIEKYGEGKWNLVPQRAGLNRCRKSCRLRWFNYLTPNIKRGEFGADEIDLIIRLHKLLGNRWTLIAGRIPGRTANDIKNYWNSHLSKKVKKVTFHDNQETAKDSEVLKPKPSRLSKSLISSGNLEASRRQEEGGEPLLDPDNDAIWWKGLFQKGGENWLLGNGDAMGEPIFLPTIDDGDAEGIKDEDGAFVVDRQEWDDPMLDPSLWLQLEGHCLVDT